AGGTTGCCGACACCATCGTCGCGCTGGCCGAGCGGCCGCGGCGGGAGGTGTTCGTGGGCAACAGCGGGCGCATGCTGGCCCTGCAACGCATGCTGGCACCCGGCTTGGCCGAACGGATGATGGCCCGCCTGGTGGACCGGCAGCACTTCTTCCAGGACCACCGTGCGGAGACCGCCTCCGGCAATCTCTTCGAGCCGATGGCCGCGGGACGGGGGGTCGGTGGTTGCTGGCGTGCTCCCGCTCGCAAGGGGGAGGGGAGGGCCATGGCCTGGGGACTGGGAGCCCTTCTGCTCGGCATCGGGGCGGCCGCCCTTGCCGGCTCGTTCGCGCGGGCGGGGCGCGAGCCCGTCTCTTGAGACGAAATCCCCCAAGCCTGCTGAACCGCCACCCCTTTCCCGGGCTGACCCAACGCAAAGAAGGACCAGCAATGCCTGGACCAGACGAGCGGAGCGAGAAGGAGAAGATGCTCGCGGGCGACTTGTACCGCGCCGTCGGGCCCGAACTCGCAGCGGACCAGTTGCGCGCGGACCGGTTGCTGCGCACCTACAACGCCACGGGCGCGGACGAGGCGGAGCGGCGTTCGACCATCCTGGCCGAACTTCTCGGCTCGGTCGGCGACGGCGTCGTTCTGCGCCCACCTTTCCACTGCGACTACGGCTGCAACATCCGCCTGGGACGCGGGGTCTTCGCGAATTTCGGCTGCGTGTTCCTCGATGTCGTGGGCATCGAGGTCGGCGACGGGTGCCAGATCGGCACGCATGTGCAAATCCTCACGGCGGACCACCCGCGCGATCCGGTCCTGCGCAGGCAGGGGTTTGAAAGCGGAAAGCCCGTGTGGATCGGCCGGAACGTCTGGATCGGATCGGGCGCGATCATCCTGCCCGGCGTCCGCGTCGGGGAGGATGCCATTGTCGGGGCCGGCAGCGTGGTCACGCGGGATGTCCCGCCCGGTGCCACGGTGATGGGCAATCCCGCGAAGGTGCGCCGGCGTTCCGGCCCGCCTGAAGCGCGACGGTCACTCAGCCCGGGCGTTTGCCCCGGACAGCCCAGGCCCGCGCAATCAGGCGGATGCTGCCGTCCGGCTTGGATGGCAGCGTGCTCCGAAGCCGCTCGCGCAAGGCGTGGCGTTTGTCCAGGGGCAGCGACATGCAGTAGGCGGGAGCCGGCCCCTGCCCACCGAGGAATGGCGACCAGTAGTCGTCGAAGTCCCTGAAGACGGTCGGTGCATCGATCGCACGGACCTCCACTTCCCCCAGACCGGCCCCGAGCCACAGGTCGCGCAGCGGCTCGGGGCGGCACAGTGGAAAACGGCTCCCTTCGATCTTGTCGCGCGCCGTGGGATCGAGTGCGACCGCCGCATCCCAGAAGTGGCGCATCATCTGCATCTCGCCCGCATAGTCCCAGACGTACGCCGACACGACACCGGTGAGCGGCCGAACCGCACGGGTCATTTCCGCAACCGCCTTCGCGGGATCGGGAACGAAGTTCAGGACCAAGCCGGACACCGCAATGTCGAAGGCGGCATCCTCGACCGGTAGGGTGCGGGCGTCGCCGACACGGAATTCGGCACGCGGGTCGGTCGTGTGCCGGCGCGCGTGCGCGATGAAGCCTTCGGACGGATCGATACCCGCCAACGCGGCCGGTGCGCATCGGTCCAAAACGGTTTGGCTCAGGGCGCCTGTCCCGCAGCCGACGTCAAGCCAGCGCAGACCGGAAGGCGCC
This Azospirillaceae bacterium DNA region includes the following protein-coding sequences:
- a CDS encoding class I SAM-dependent methyltransferase encodes the protein MSVQAKEIWAVGDAYEAYVGRWSRLVAREFIERLGAPSGLRWLDVGCGTGALSQTVLDRCAPAALAGIDPSEGFIAHARRHTTDPRAEFRVGDARTLPVEDAAFDIAVSGLVLNFVPDPAKAVAEMTRAVRPLTGVVSAYVWDYAGEMQMMRHFWDAAVALDPTARDKIEGSRFPLCRPEPLRDLWLGAGLGEVEVRAIDAPTVFRDFDDYWSPFLGGQGPAPAYCMSLPLDKRHALRERLRSTLPSKPDGSIRLIARAWAVRGKRPG